The sequence ACGCAGCGCCCGACTTGGTGCGGGACGGGTTCACCAATGCCGACCACGACGGCGGCAGCCGTCCTTTCCTGCTCGTTCAAGGCGCGAGCGCGCACACCGGTACTGGTGTGATCGGTTTCCCGTCCCGCGCGACCGCGGCCAGGGACAAGGCCGTACTGGCCAGCCTGGCCGACAGCTTCGCGGGCCACCTGGAGATCCTCGGCCTCAGTGACTGAAGCCAGCCAACACACCTGTAATCGAAAGGTTCCGCTTTGACGCCTGCGCCACAGCCCTTCCCAGTCGGCTCGATCGTCCTGTACCTGGGGAACCGCGCCAACGTCACTGGTCACGCCGCCGACGGCAAGGTCG comes from Streptomyces virginiae and encodes:
- a CDS encoding creatininase family protein; this translates as MHAGEIETSILHHAAPDLVRDGFTNADHDGGSRPFLLVQGASAHTGTGVIGFPSRATAARDKAVLASLADSFAGHLEILGLSD